Proteins found in one Calditrichota bacterium genomic segment:
- a CDS encoding sensor domain-containing diguanylate cyclase, translated as MERAKFIDYRSVGLILGVIGFTFLIGFLVFTPIIPLVFGWKLAIGLLLVLIVGSVASRKLSSRILFLTDELTESGVHVRTKTYKQQIDSASKELSLLNRELKRRIYELHNLFQISLDLTAILELDQLVNSYLNTLIGQIRIKNALLYLVDTKNRKNLNLVKTKGFDPEDVSETTIEVTDPVIKIIFKKRQPILIAEEFTSLKDIKRFRDYGSEVIAPLIHSHRLVGMVLIGSKINGEAYNQTDLEMLTLITNIVSVAIANAQLYQKVRETSITDELTSLYNYRYFRIRLRDEVFRARRTGRPMSLAILDVDNFKHYNDTLGHPAGDQVLKHIAKILKKAVRDTDVVARYGGEEFCVILPEVDVAGSRAFAERLRKSIEEYPFFMEETQPGGKVTISVGVATYPVDATIIKELLVRADMALYRAKKAGRNCVRLYSEGD; from the coding sequence TTGGAACGTGCAAAATTTATTGATTATCGATCCGTTGGCCTGATTCTGGGCGTTATCGGCTTTACCTTTTTAATCGGATTTCTGGTGTTCACGCCGATTATTCCCCTCGTTTTTGGCTGGAAACTGGCCATTGGCCTGCTGTTGGTTCTGATTGTCGGCAGTGTTGCCAGCCGAAAATTGAGCTCACGCATTCTGTTTTTGACCGATGAGCTCACGGAATCGGGCGTTCATGTCCGCACCAAAACGTACAAACAGCAGATTGACAGTGCCTCGAAAGAATTGTCATTATTGAATCGGGAGCTTAAGCGTCGTATCTACGAACTGCACAATCTCTTTCAGATCAGCCTGGATTTAACCGCCATCCTGGAATTGGATCAGTTGGTGAATTCCTATTTAAACACCCTGATCGGACAAATCCGAATTAAAAATGCCCTGCTTTATCTTGTGGATACGAAAAATCGCAAGAACCTTAATCTTGTAAAAACAAAAGGTTTTGATCCGGAGGATGTGTCTGAAACCACGATTGAAGTAACCGATCCGGTGATCAAGATCATTTTTAAAAAACGCCAGCCTATTCTGATTGCCGAGGAATTTACATCGCTGAAGGACATCAAGCGGTTCCGGGATTACGGATCGGAGGTCATCGCCCCGCTGATTCATTCGCACCGGCTGGTGGGAATGGTGCTGATTGGGTCCAAGATCAACGGCGAGGCGTACAATCAAACCGATTTGGAAATGTTGACGCTGATTACAAACATTGTCTCCGTGGCCATTGCCAATGCCCAACTGTACCAGAAGGTTCGTGAAACCTCCATTACCGATGAACTCACGTCGCTTTACAATTACCGCTATTTTCGGATCCGGCTTCGGGATGAGGTCTTCCGGGCGCGCCGGACGGGCCGGCCCATGTCACTGGCCATTCTGGATGTGGATAATTTTAAGCATTACAACGATACACTGGGGCATCCTGCCGGAGATCAGGTTCTGAAGCACATCGCCAAGATTCTGAAAAAGGCCGTCCGGGATACGGATGTAGTCGCGCGGTACGGCGGAGAGGAATTCTGCGTCATTTTACCGGAGGTCGATGTTGCCGGATCGCGTGCCTTTGCCGAAAGGCTTCGCAAAAGCATCGAAGAGTATCCCTTCTTTATGGAGGAAACACAGCCCGGCGGTAAGGTCACAATCAGCGTTGGGGTGGCCACCTATCCGGTGGATGCCACAATTATCAAAGAGCTGCTGGTTCGGGCCGACATGGCACTCTACCGTGCCAAAAAGGCGGGACGAAATTGTGTCAGGTTGTATTCGGAAGGCGATTAA
- a CDS encoding PQQ-binding-like beta-propeller repeat protein, translated as MAISVFLLLAGCQHRLIKQPLSAVPMEWSQWGGNARQDFFIPTREKLSGLKVIKRMKLLSSPGKTLLVSGDVLFVPTLDGKLTTFSLRTFKKIGQVKLPQKLAGTAALIHNDLIVALRFNKKSLFRLNPLNGKKVWTAKLGSIETEPLVVPPQIFVTTLYKGVVAVNDSTGKILWEHHLSAQSHSSPNLIQNQLVFGDDRGNLRAVKPATGDSLWTAPLGGIIRAMPVGDAERVYLGTTRGDFYAVAAKTGHILWKFSVGVRIFHEAAVTPEGIFIVANDGFLYKLSPETGRLLWKHSLRGVAGTPPLVYGSRILLGTLEHRLLLIDRFSGKIIQEITLKGRARTLPVITKHFVIAGSENKWVYILKKESTP; from the coding sequence TTGGCCATAAGCGTTTTCCTTCTGCTGGCCGGCTGCCAGCATCGGCTGATTAAACAACCGCTTTCGGCGGTACCGATGGAATGGTCTCAATGGGGTGGAAACGCCCGCCAGGACTTTTTCATTCCCACGCGGGAAAAACTTTCCGGCCTGAAAGTAATTAAACGAATGAAACTTTTGTCTTCCCCGGGAAAAACGCTTCTGGTCTCGGGAGATGTGTTGTTCGTACCAACTCTGGACGGAAAACTCACCACGTTTTCGCTGCGAACCTTCAAGAAAATCGGGCAGGTTAAGCTGCCCCAAAAACTGGCGGGAACCGCCGCTCTGATTCACAACGATCTGATTGTGGCCCTTCGTTTCAACAAAAAAAGTCTTTTTCGGCTGAATCCCCTGAACGGGAAAAAAGTGTGGACGGCCAAACTGGGTTCCATCGAAACGGAACCCCTTGTTGTCCCGCCGCAAATTTTTGTAACCACTCTGTACAAGGGTGTGGTTGCCGTTAATGATTCCACGGGAAAAATCCTGTGGGAACATCACCTCTCGGCACAAAGCCACAGCTCGCCAAACTTGATTCAAAATCAACTGGTTTTTGGAGATGACCGGGGAAACCTGCGGGCCGTGAAACCGGCCACCGGCGATTCCCTCTGGACTGCACCGCTGGGCGGCATTATCCGGGCCATGCCTGTGGGAGATGCCGAACGGGTGTACCTTGGCACAACCCGGGGCGATTTTTACGCCGTCGCGGCAAAAACGGGGCACATTCTCTGGAAATTTTCCGTGGGGGTGCGCATTTTCCACGAGGCCGCTGTCACGCCCGAGGGCATTTTCATCGTCGCCAACGACGGCTTTTTGTACAAGCTTTCCCCGGAAACCGGCCGCCTGCTCTGGAAGCACTCTCTCCGAGGCGTTGCCGGTACCCCGCCCCTGGTTTACGGAAGCCGAATTTTGCTGGGAACCCTGGAGCATCGTCTTCTGCTCATTGATCGTTTTTCTGGTAAAATCATCCAGGAGATCACACTCAAAGGACGGGCCCGCACACTGCCCGTTATCACAAAACATTTCGTCATCGCGGGTTCTGAAAATAAATGGGTGTACATTCTTAAAAAGGAGTCCACCCCATGA
- the nfi gene encoding deoxyribonuclease V: MKIHALHPWNVDYHAAVAIQNDLRKKIIFTNCVKKLEFVAGADVSFNRKEPTLFGVVTVLRLPDFEEVERGEAILTTTFPYIPGLLTFREAPVLLEAFKKIRIRPDVILFDGQGIAHPRRMGLAAHMGLLLDTPSIGCAKSRFIGEYEPVSNVKGARSELKDEDETIGVALRTRESVKPIFVSVGHKVDLNTAVDITLKLVTRYRLPEPTRRAHALVNRLRESYLGEGRKS; the protein is encoded by the coding sequence ATGAAAATACACGCTTTGCACCCCTGGAATGTGGATTATCACGCAGCGGTCGCTATTCAGAACGATCTGCGGAAAAAGATCATTTTTACAAATTGTGTAAAAAAATTAGAATTTGTAGCTGGGGCTGACGTATCTTTTAATCGGAAAGAACCAACACTGTTCGGTGTGGTCACGGTACTTCGGCTCCCCGATTTTGAAGAGGTTGAGCGTGGAGAAGCCATTCTGACGACGACCTTTCCCTACATTCCCGGATTGCTGACATTCCGGGAAGCACCGGTTTTGTTAGAAGCCTTTAAAAAAATCCGCATCCGGCCGGATGTTATTTTATTCGATGGACAGGGAATTGCGCATCCCCGGAGAATGGGCTTGGCGGCACACATGGGATTGCTTCTGGATACCCCTTCTATCGGTTGTGCCAAATCGCGTTTTATTGGTGAATACGAACCGGTTTCCAATGTAAAAGGGGCACGCTCCGAATTGAAAGATGAAGACGAAACCATCGGAGTGGCCTTGCGGACGCGGGAATCGGTAAAACCGATTTTTGTGTCCGTGGGACACAAAGTGGATTTGAATACGGCTGTAGACATCACATTAAAATTGGTTACCCGATACCGGCTTCCGGAACCCACACGCCGGGCACACGCTCTGGTGAACCGCCTCCGGGAATCGTATTTGGGTGAAGGGCGAAAATCATGA
- a CDS encoding histone deacetylase codes for MMKMNTALITHPDLLKHATGPGHPERPERLTAILNRLKETGLLADLLEKTPEPADLKWIQTVHDPVYVERVKRLCQNGSGFIDSPDTPVSTDSFRAARLAVGAGLLAADLIVEKTVTHAFCPIRPPGHHAEKSRAMGFCLFNNVAVLARYLQKKHGIRKILIVDWDVHHGNGTQHAFYDDHTVFYFSTHQFPHYPGTGAESERGSGPGEGFTRNVPLPAGSGNEAYIRAFEEILIPIAERFQPEFVLISAGFDPHRDDPLADMALTEEGFARLTRIVRDIAAHFAKGRLISLLEGGYNLTALGNSAAIHVQELVESPVT; via the coding sequence ATCATGAAAATGAACACGGCTCTCATTACCCACCCTGACCTGTTGAAACACGCCACGGGTCCGGGACACCCCGAGCGCCCGGAGCGTCTGACCGCGATTCTTAACCGCCTAAAGGAAACAGGTTTGTTAGCGGATCTTCTGGAAAAAACGCCCGAACCGGCTGATCTGAAATGGATTCAAACTGTTCACGACCCCGTCTATGTGGAGCGCGTAAAACGCCTGTGCCAAAACGGCTCCGGTTTCATCGATTCTCCCGACACACCCGTTTCAACCGATTCGTTTCGGGCCGCCCGCCTGGCAGTAGGAGCGGGTTTGCTGGCTGCCGACCTGATTGTTGAAAAAACCGTCACACACGCATTCTGCCCGATCCGACCACCCGGGCATCACGCAGAGAAATCCCGTGCAATGGGGTTTTGCCTCTTCAACAATGTAGCCGTTCTTGCACGGTATCTTCAAAAGAAACATGGTATTCGGAAAATTCTGATCGTGGATTGGGACGTTCACCACGGCAACGGAACGCAGCACGCTTTTTACGACGATCACACGGTCTTTTATTTTTCAACCCACCAATTTCCCCATTACCCGGGGACGGGTGCTGAATCGGAAAGAGGCTCGGGCCCCGGGGAAGGTTTCACACGAAATGTCCCGCTTCCGGCAGGTTCCGGAAATGAGGCTTATATTCGTGCCTTCGAGGAAATTCTTATTCCAATTGCAGAACGATTTCAGCCGGAGTTTGTTCTCATTTCGGCGGGATTCGATCCCCACCGGGACGATCCTCTGGCCGACATGGCCCTAACCGAAGAGGGATTTGCCCGGCTGACGCGCATCGTTCGGGATATTGCCGCCCATTTTGCAAAAGGACGTCTTATTTCCCTTCTGGAAGGCGGGTACAACCTGACCGCGCTGGGAAATTCGGCAGCCATTCACGTGCAGGAGTTGGTAGAATCCCCCGTGACTTAA